TGAGCTGTTGGACCAGGGTATGTGGACACCATTTTGGCCAGATTCGAGGCGGACACAGCATCGGCAGCAACCTGATGTCCCAAACCGTTCCAATGCCCATCCGTTGGAAACTCGAAGCGTGCGCCATCCTTGTCGTGTCGGGCAATGAACGGGGACTGTAGGTCAATCACTTCATAGCCTTTCAAGATTGCCGTCTCTATGAAGTACTGCCGTATGAGGTCGAAGTAGCTTCCTTGTGCCTTTAGGAGATCCTCGGGCGAATATAGTTGTGGCCGCATACCGTCGACCACGAACTGAATCCTGGCTGGCTCCAGTTCGACGCGACGCGAAAGTTCGGAGAAAAATGAATCCACAACCAGCCGAGAATCACGAACACGTTCGAGTGATGCATCGCGTGAGGTATTTCCCACATAGAGGACCTCGGACCGTGTGAACCATTGAGGGAGTCGTGTTAGGTCTCCGACACCAACCGTTGACCAGAGATAACGAACAACCGCCGAATGCTTCAGGATGGTTTCGAGAACCGTGGGCTGGTAATCGGTTCGTATCAGACTGAGCGATTGGTCTTGGCTATGTCTTTTAAACAGGTGCAATCCGCTTCTCACTTGGACCAAGCTTTCGTCGAAATCATTACCAATAATCACGAATACCAGTCCCTGTGGATGAAACTCACGCCACACGTATTCAGCCATGGCCACATACTGGGCCAATTGAGAGCCAGAGATCCCGAAGCTGTAGACCTTACCCTTTCCCTTGTAGAGCTCTGCCAGGCGTC
The Candidatus Nitrospira nitrosa DNA segment above includes these coding regions:
- a CDS encoding SGNH/GDSL hydrolase family protein encodes the protein MKNYRRISAGLAMFTVVGSVLSSLLIIEIALRFLPVCSSMQKLPVDQHNPILRFPSNQRFTYAKGWNFEILNYGRFNNYGFVNNQDYQSNPEDLLLAVIGDSYVEALMVPYEQSLQGRLAELYKGKGKVYSFGISGSQLAQYVAMAEYVWREFHPQGLVFVIIGNDFDESLVQVRSGLHLFKRHSQDQSLSLIRTDYQPTVLETILKHSAVVRYLWSTVGVGDLTRLPQWFTRSEVLYVGNTSRDASLERVRDSRLVVDSFFSELSRRVELEPARIQFVVDGMRPQLYSPEDLLKAQGSYFDLIRQYFIETAILKGYEVIDLQSPFIARHDKDGARFEFPTDGHWNGLGHQVAADAVSASNLAKMVSTYPGPTAQTIR